The DNA sequence TGGCAGGGGGTACAGCGACTGTTGTAACAAGATGAAGGCGATATTCCTTGGAATACTTTTAAGGACGAATTTTATAAGAAGTATTTTCCGAGGGCAGCTCGTGATGCTAAGGAGATGGAACTTATGCAGCTGAAACAGGGTAATACAACTATTGCTGAATTTGCCCGTAAATTTGATGACTTGTGCCGTTTCTCCAAAATCTGCCAAGGGAATCCTGCTGACTTTGAAGAATGGGAGTGCTTGAAGTTCGAAGGGGGCCTTCGTGAGGATCTGATGAGTTCAGTAGTTCCATTGGAGATACAAAATTTTTCTGAGCTAGTTAATAAGTGTAAGTTAGTGGAAGAATGTGCTAAGAAGGTAATTGCCTCTAAAGCAAGTCGTCAAGGATTTCCACCAAGGAACTACAATAGCTATAGTTGGCAACCATGAAGGACAAACTTCAAGACCCCTGGTGTGCCACAACGAAGGAACCCACAAGCTGGTAACGCTCCTGCTCGCCCTACGAGTGGAAACGGAGGTAGACTAAGGCAGGATAATGGTAAACGACCCCAGCAGGCACAGGTGAATACTACATGTAGGCAGTGTGGGAAGGATCATGGTAATAGCCCCTGTTTGTTTGGAACATTCAAGTGTTATATTTGTAACGAACCAGGGCATATGGCTAAGAACTACCCAAAAAGGTTTACCCAGAATCCAGCGCGAACCCAGCAACAAGGTCGAGTGTTTGCTATGACTGCTGATGATGCTATGCAATCAGACGACCTGATCCAAGGTCAGTGTATTGTCAAAGATCGATTTCTAACTGTACTGTATGACTCGGGTGCATTGCATTCATTTGTTTCTTTAACTATTGCTCATGAGTTGGGACTAGATTTCTCTGATTTAAACATTGATCTAATTGTCCATACACCTGCGTCCCAAAATGCTTTGACCAGTTTAGTGTGCCTGCAAGTACCATTCGCTATTAGGAACAGGACTTTTATACACGATCTAATCTGCTTATCTCCATCTGGCTTAGAAGTTTTTTTAGGATTAGATTGGTTATCTAAGTATCATGTTttctttgattattttaaaagaactACTGTTATTCCATCTAATAGTCTATGTACTAAACCATTTTTGTCCCACACCTTATATCTGAATTCTGTAAGAGTTACCTTAGGTGGGAGTGATTGTGAGGGGTACGTTCTGTTAGCGGCTAGCTCGAATGATAGTGAATTGAGCTTAGAACGGACCCAAATGGTGAAAGAATTTCCTGATGTTTTCTTGGACGACATACCTGAGTTTCTTCCTCAGTAAGAGATAAAATTCAGCATTGATCTAGTACCTGGAACCGGACCGATTTTCATAGCACCGTACCGGATGTCACCATTGCTTGCAGAGTTGAAGAAGCTATGAGATGGGATCGTAGTGGCCTATGGAGGTACAAGAACAGAATTTGTGTGCCTAACTCTGGAGAATTGCAACAAAAGATTCTTACAGAAGCTCATCAAAGTAGACTTTCTATGCATCCTGGAGTGACAAAGATGTATTGAGACTTGAAACAAATGTTCTGGTGGCCAGGCTTAAAGAGAAAAGTAGCTGATTATGTCTCAAGATGATTAACCTGCCAGAAGGTGAAGGTGGAACATCAGAAGCCGTCAGGAACCCTGCAACCCTTAGAAATAccacaatggaaatgggatACCTTCGTAAATTGTTTCAGATTGAGATCCGAGGTTTACTTCCAGATTCTGGGGAGTTTTCCAGAAAGCTTTAGGAACAGAATTGCATATGAGTACATCATACCATCCTCAGACATACGGACAATCAGAGCGAACAATCCAGACATTAGAATACATGTTAAGATCTTGTGGGATGGATAACCAGGGCAGTTGGGATAAGTGTTTGCCATTGGTCGAGTTCGTCTACAACAACAGTTACCAACAAAGTATTGGGATGGCACCATATGAAGCTCTCTATGGAAAAAGATGTCGGACACCATTGTGTTGGAATGACGATGGAGAAGCTAGTGTTTTAGGTCTAGACTTAGTGTAAGAAACTACTGAGAAGATAAAGGAGATTCGTCGGAAGATCCAGACAgcacagagtcgtcaaaagagctATGCCGATAATAGACGTAGACCCTTAGAGTTTAGTGACGGAAACCGTGTCTTACTAGAAGTAACTTCAATTATTGGAATAGGTAGAGCCCTTAAGACTAAAAGGCTTAACCCGCAATACATGGAACCTTTCCAAATACTTAAAAGAGTCGGTCTAGTAGCTTATCAAATAGTCCTTCCTCCTTATTTATCAAaccttcatgatgtttttcatgtctCACAACTTAGGAAATATATTCCCGATGAGAGTCACATTTTACGACCAGAAACAGTATAGTTATGAAATCATTTGACATATCAAGCATCACCAGTTCAGATCGTAGGAAGAAGTGATAAGCAGTTAAGAGGAAAAACTGTTCGCTTAGTCAAAGTAGCTTGGGgacaaagaggagaagaagagcacACTTGGGAACTGGAGGATAAGATGAAAGTTGATTACCCGCATCCAGTCTCAGgtaactgaaattttgagggcaaaattttcttttaggagggtagaatctaacaaccctgattttcgagtacgcgagatcttttctaaaggcacggatttctccggaagatcagtaaagggagcACCTTTTCTATATCAACAAGTATATCTATCCTTATTGTtattatgtcatccttaagctatAACCTCCtctgaggcaagctcgataatgcaATCGTGAAGAACCTAgcttttgaaccgtatcggttggcagttttgattctgattcTCGTAAATAGTCTCGGTTTGACGAACcagactcgattcatgagaggagagagataatagtataatattatcattatattagtattagaaaatgcttgaatgatattataaggttacctggtctgttttagttaaaaacagaaaatcagtttaaccgggtttacggtttactggtgcagcttagcaccagcactctctgatgactttagcaatgataaggcctcattatacatgttctattatcataataaatatgttactagtgtcatttatgctagtagctcagaaaataatttttagagatgtttttacaagtgttccgatacatctagttttagtagttatacacctgagatattttaatattattttaatccacctccaagccaaccaatcacaactcaccctacacccccaaaacccccaaggctgcctcatttgctcattgtggccgaaaatcaccaagagagaaaggagagaaagttcttggttcataaatcttcaaagcttgatttcttctgaactaaaactcaaatcaaaactccgatttcaccaaaatgatcctctcttcttcctctacataaccatgtgacttatcaaggctggaaataaggtgagatggctgtctcccttcctcttcaattcggttttcaaggaaaaccatgcaaaacatgtgttttcttgatgtttttccttaggaatcatgcttaacttgacttgagggccaagaaacgtgaatttccagcaactctaaggtgatatatctcttcctaacatgctgagtgagatttggtcagttgagagtttttggatttaaagttgttcttgatgtgatttaggaggaaaaagtgctaaaggaccacctgaaagtctaactgaattaggagcagcaaaaccaggtagggtttgacgaatttaatcttgattgattgtgtttgagttgtgtgattatgatatggtttggctgtgcttgaaattgattgtttgtatgagtaattcttgttgaaattttggtgaaaatttgatgaaatttgatgaaattcaagctatgaatgtgtgttcttatggctgctggaaaacgaaaccctagagcttaaattggggttcaatttgtgttgaaatcatgtagaaaagatggggttttagtggctgcaattttattttgaattatggtaaaaatcggttgctgaaaagactgaaaaacgggtaaaaacagagaaagaatttgaagaatttatgaagaacatgaagaacaccttgagtgtgatgaagaacaatgaagaacaggctttagatcttaaaaagggcaaggaagtaaaatttttggtgtttaaggggttgtttggtaatttctgaaagttagggtggtaaaagtagaaatattaaaagttacgggtggttaaaagtgaattttaaaggttaaaagtaaaagtgagttaattttcgaaaatttaataataaaataataaataataataaaatattaaataataatatttaattaaaaataatattttaataaaaataataaaataatgcagaaaaggcagttttctgtaaaagctttagaaagacaactttaagtgcagaatctcataattactttcataaaacacttagggagtggtaataacatgttagtgaggaaaagataaagaaaagataaaagttaaagaaaagataaaaatcgaagaaaaagtctgtaaagttttaatgacagaaaaacagacagacattagtgaacgaactagggcaacatagttagtccttgagttgcgactagggttaggtataatatgaaaagttaaactgtttcagtatagacttaatgaacctatacttgggacaagctaactattcataccgaaatttacataagctttaaatacatacgttaagcagagaaatcaGGGCAGAGTAGAATGACACAGAAAATAGAGTAACCAGAgtaaagtaaagagataaagagaaaaggAGTAATATAGATACATTTgaaaagagtaatcagagaagagaaaagagatacagagaacagagtaattaaaacagagtaaagagatacagagaaaagagaaaTCAGAACAGGGTAAAGAAACTAAGAACAGAAGGCTTATTGAGAAGTTccttgttgcttgaggcaacctAAGAGAAagtatactatatatatatatatttgttgcttaatgcaacccaagagatattatatgtatatgttgcttaatgcaacccaagagatattatatatatatatatatatgttgcttaatgcaacccaagagatattatatgtatatatatgttgcttaatgcaacccaagagatgtTTGTTTATCTATCTGTTGCcctgaggcaacccaagagcttctgtagggaaactaggatacctacagcaattttccgttcccaagagtatatttcctgcgagtagaaagcagaggctgtctcaatagagctgctaataattatatgcgcatttatttgaacggaaaatcgtatccgggaaatcgtgaactcgtgaccggataaatgtcgggaatgcaggtgctaaccgacacatgagctcatggcctgtactaggactagacatgcatcattcttgtctgcgcatcattctctgttgcatttctttctgtgtgtgatctatttctttgtgtttgtctgcttgtatgctatttctatgttttattttcttgtattcttttgtttgtgttctgctttctattgcctctactttctctttctatctttatcttttggtcactgcttcgctatattctattattcgtctgctaatcgaccccaaataaatgaatataactaataaccccgaccctactaagaactccccagttcttaccccttctctctcccttccccttcAAATGGAAGTAAGAGTGCCTTACCGTAGTTCGTTGATGATGGTTCTGCGAAGAGGACCCTGCTCTagatagtcttctgagtctagggtgaatatcgTTCTCGGATTATACGTATATcctgtgagaccagccaacgtctgcaccccgttcgtatgcgcactttaacctaaattctgtgtacgagactcccgttgtgtggctacttgatgaggtaccagagggacgtcctatggcaatgtctgatcgagCAGAGAAATAGCAGATGATGTCCTACCTTTGGTGACGttcacctgacttgagttttgaagacttagaacgtactttccctcgctttagtagtttagagggactaggcaagtatagagtctaggctagcctgggtgccagcttagggacttcttgaacaggtcaggacctgggatgttatatgtatgtatatgtatataaattatctagctatatctaggggtgttctaactaaaggtCTATACTCTAACAAAGGCTGGATAAATGAATGTTGCTAGCTACtcgtgatgtatttatgtgtggttgtttataaatgttttatctgttatcagttgtgaattgattatgtaTGATTCCGTCTATTAacccaaatgttttcaaacaaaaaaaaatatacctcgcaaattaaccacgtttttaacaacgaatcaggctcatatgataaataatagataataattaggagaacaaattggtagcgctcagtttccggtatgatctagacatattgaaaattgggtcgttacaatttggtatcagagcagttcgttcccggtagagcctggggagtagactgactatgcttcattgcatactctgttgTGTGTCTCATGCGTATAGGATATCCCAGTGATATATTGCATGATTGTCTCTGTGTTTTCATTCTGGGAATGTTCACACTTGACTTGAAgtgttaagactgatcaccttaataatgattgtttggtgtgaacggGACTACGATGGGTTCACGGAGACGAGGCGTACGGGAAGGAATTCCTAATGTTAACTACGAGAGGGAACAGGAGACATTTATGACTACCATGAACGCTGTGGCTGAGGCAGTGCGTGAGGCTGCAGTAGCAGCGGCTAGGGCTGTTGATCGTCTTGGAGTGAGAAACGGGAATGAGAATGAGCATGGGGAAGATAGTGGAAATGATGAGAATAACTTAGGGCATCTCGAAAGACCTATGACCCTTGCGACCTTTCTGAAAGTTAAACCGCCTAAGTTTAAAGGTACACTTGTTGCGACTGATGCTGACAATTGGTTCCGAGCTATTGAACGATCACTGCGAGCACAGCATGTTTCGGAAGGCCAACACGTGGAGTTTGCTACTTATATGCTGGAAGGAGAGGCTGAGTATTGGTGGCAGGGGGTACAGCGACTGTTGTAACAAGATGAAGGCGATATTCCTTGGAATACTTTTAAGGACGAATTTTATAAGAAGTATTTTCCGAGGGCAGCTCGTGATGCTAAGGAGATGGAACTTATGCAGCTGAAACAGGGTAATACAACTATTGCTGAATTTGCCCGTAAATTTGATGACTTGTGCCGTTTCTCCAAAATATGCCAAGGGAATCCTGCTGACTTTGAAGAATGGGAGTGCTTGAAGTTCGAAGGGGGCCTTCGTGAGGATCTGATGAGTTCAGTAGTTCCATTGGAGATACAAAATTTTTCTGAGCTAGTTAATAAGTGTAAGTTAGTGGAAGAATGTGCTAAGAAGGTAATTGCCTCTAAAGCAAGTCGTCAAGGATTTCCACCAAGGAACTACAATAGCTATAGTTGGCAACCATGAAGGACAAACTTCAAGACCCCTGGTGTGCCACAACGAAGGAACCCACAAGCTGGTAACGCTCCTGCTCGCCCTACGAGTGGAAACGGAGGTAGACTAAGGCAGGATAATGGTAAACGACCCCAGCAGGCACAGGTGAATACTACATGTAGGCAGTGTGGGAAGGATCATGGTAATAGCCCCTGTTTGTTTGGAACATTCAAGTGTTATATTTGTAACGAACCAGGGCATATGGCTAAGAACTACCCAAAAAGGTTTACCCAGAATCCAGCGCGAACCCAGCAACAAGGTCGAGTGTTTGCTATGACTGCTGATGATGCTATGCAATCAGACGACCTGATCCAAGGTCAGTGTATTGTCAAAGATCGATTTCTAACTGTACTGTATGACTCGGGTGCATTGCATTCATTTGTTTCTTTAACTATTGCTCATGAGTTGGGACTAGATTTCTCTGATTTAAACATTGATCTAATTGTCCATACACCTGCGTCCCAAAATGCTTTGACCAGTTTAGTGTGCCTGCAAGTACCATTCGCTATTAGGAACAGGACTTTTATACACGATCTAATCTGCTTATCTCCATCTGGCTTAGAAGTTTTTTTAGGATTAGATTGGTTATCTAAGTATCATGTTttctttgattattttaaaagaactACTGTTATTCCATCTAATAGTCTATGTACTAAACCATTTTTGTCCCACACCTTATATCTGAATTCTGTAAGAGTTACCTTAGGTGGGAGTGATTGTGAGGGGTACGTTCTGTTAGCGGCTAGCTCGAATGATAGTGAATTGAGCTTAGAACGGACCCAAATGGTGAAAGAATTTCCTGATGTTTTCTTGGACGACATACCTGAGTTTCTTCCTCAGTAAGAGATAAAATTCAGCATTGATCTAGTACCTGGAACCGGACCGATTTTCATAGCACCGTACCGGATGTCACCATTGCTTGCAGAGTTGAAGAAGCTATGAGATGGGATCGTAGTGGCCTATGGAGGTACAAGAACAGAATTTGTGTGCCTAACTCTGGAGAATTGCAACAAAAGATTCTTACAGAAGCTCATCAAAGTAGACTTTCTATGCATCCTGGAGTGACAAAGATGTATTGAGACTTGAAACAAATGTTCTGGTGGCCAGGCTTAAAGAGAAAAGTAGCTGATTATGTCTCAAGATGATTAACCTGCCAGAAGGTGAAGGTGGAACATCAGAAGCCGTCAGGAACCCTGCAACCCTTAGAAATAccacaatggaaatgggatACCTTCGTAAATTGTTTCAGATTGAGATCCGAGGTTTACTTCCAGATTCTGGGGAGTTTTCCAGAAAGCTTTAGGAACAGAATTGCATATGAGTACATCATACCATCCTCAGACATACGGACAATCAGAGCGAACAATCCAGACATTAGAATACATGTTAAGATCTTGTGGGATGGATAACCAGGGCAGTTGGGATAAGTGTTTGCCATTGGTCGAGTTCGTCTACAACAACAGTTACCAACAAAGTATTGGGATGGCACCATATGAAGCTCTCTATGGAAAAAGATGTCGGACACCATTGTGTTGGAATGACGATGGAGAAGCTAGTGTTTTAGGTCTAGACTTAGTGTAAGAAACTACTGAGAAGATAAAGGAGATTCGTCGGAAGATCCAGACAgcacagagtcgtcaaaagagctATGCCGATAATAGACGTAGACCCTTAGAGTTTAGTGACGGAAACCGTGTCTTACTAGAAGTAACTTCAATTATTGGAATAGGTAGAGCCCTTAAGACTAAAAGGCTTAACCCGCAATACATGGAACCTTTCCAAATACTTAAAAGAGTCGGTCTAGTAGCTTATCAAATAGTCCTTCCTCCTTATTTATCAAaccttcatgatgtttttcatgtctCACAACTTAGGAAATATATTCCCGATGAGAGTCACATTTTACGACCAGAAACAGTATAGTTATGAAATCATTTGACATATCAAGCATCACCAGTTCAGATCGTAGGAAGAAGTGATAAGCAGTTAAGAGGAAAAACTGTTCGCTTAGTCAAAGTAGCTTGGGgacaaagaggagaagaagagcacACTTGGGAACTGGAGGATAAGATGAAAGTTGATTACCCGCATCCAGTCTCAGgtaactgaaattttgagggcaaaattttcttttaggagggtagaatgtaacaaccctgattttcgagtacgcgagatcttttctaaaggcacggatttctccggaagatcagtaaagggagcACCTTTTCTATATCAACAAGTATATCTATCCTTATTGTtattatgtcatccttaagctatAACCTCCtctgaggcaagctcgataatgcaATCGTGAAGAACCTAgcttttgaaccgtatcggttggcagttttgattctgattcTCGTAAATAGTCTCGGTTTGACGAACcagactcgattcatgagaggagagagataatagtataatattatcattatattagtattagaaaatgcttgaatgatattataaggttacctggtctgttttagttaaaaacagaaaatcagtttaaccgggtttacggtttactggtgcagcttagcaccagcactctctgatgactttagcaatgataaggcctcattatacatgttctattatcataataaatatgttactagtgtcatttatgctagtagctcagaaaataatttttagagatgtttttacaagtgttccgatacatctagttttagtagttatacacctgagatattttaatattattttaatccacctccaagccaaccaatcacaactcaccctacacccccaaaacccccaaggctgcctcatttgctcattgtggccgaaaatcaccaagagagaaaggagagaaagttcttggttcataaatcttcaaagcttgatttcttctgaactaaaactcaaatcaaaactccgatttcaccaaaatgatcctctcttcttcctctacataaccatgtgacttatcaaggctggaaataaggtgagatggctgtctcccttcctcttcaattcggttttcaaggaaaaccatgcaaaacatgtgttttcttgatgtttttccttaggaatcatgcttaacttgacttgagggccaagaaacgtgaatttccagcaactctaaggtgatatatctcttcctaacatgctgagtgagatttggtcagttgagagtttttggatttaaagttgttcttgatgtgatttaggaggaaaaagtgctaaaggaccacctgaaagtctaactgaattaggagcagcaaaaccaggtagggtttgacgaatttaatcttgattgattgtgtttgagttgtgtgattatgatatggtttggctgtgcttgaaattgattgtttgtatgagtaattcttgttgaaattttggtgaaaatttgatgaaatttgatgaaattcaagctatgaatgtgtgttcttatggctgctggaaaacgaaaccctagagcttaaattggggttcaatttgtgttgaaatcatgtagaaaagatggggttttagtggctgcaattttattttgaattatggtaaaaatcggttgctgaaaagactgaaaaacgggtaaaaacagagaaagaatttgaagaatttatgaagaacatgaagaacaccttgagtgtgatgaagaacaatgaagaacaggctttagatcttaaaaagggcaaggaagtaaaattttggtgtttaaggggttgtttggtaatttctgaaagttagggtggtaaaagtagaaatattaaaagttacgggtggttaaaagtgaattttaaaggttaaaagtaaaagtgagttaattttcgaaaatttaataataaaataataaataataataaaatattaaataataatatttaattaaaataatattttaataaaaataataaaataatgcggaaaaggcagttttctgtaaaagctttagaaagacaactttaagtgcagaatctcataattaccttcataaaacacttagggagtggtaataacatgttagtgaggaaaagataaagaaaagataaaagttaaagaaaagataaaaatcgaagaaaaagtctgtaaagttttaatgacagaaaaacagacagacattagtgaacgaactagggcaacatagttagtccttgagttgcgactagggttaggtataatatgaaaagttaaactgtttcagtatagacttaatgaacctatacttgggacaagctaactattcataccgaaatttacataagctttaaatacatacgttaagcagagaaatcaGGGCAGAGTAGAATGACACAGAAAATAGAGTAACCAGAgtaaagtaaagagataaagagaaaaggAGTAATATAGATACATTTgaaaagagtaatcagagaagagaaaagagatacagagaacagagtaattaaaacagagtaaagagatacagagaaagAGAAATCAGAACAGGGTAAAGAAACTAAGAACAGAAGGCTTATTGAGAAGTTccttgttgcttgaggcaacctAAGAGAAagtatactatatatatatatatatttgttgcttaatgcaacccaagagatattatatgtatatgttgcttaatgcaacccaagagatattatatatatatatatatatgttgcttaatgcaacccaagagatattatatgtatatatgttgcttaatgcaacccaagagatgtTTGTTTATCTATCTGTTGCcctgaggcaacccaagagcttctgtagggaaactaggatacctacagcaattttccgttcccaagagtatatttcctgcgagtagaaagcagaggctgtctcaatagagctgctaataattatatgcgcatttatttgaacggaaaatcgtatccgggaaatcgtgaactcgtgaccggataaatgtcgggaatgcaggtgctaaccgacacatgagctcatggcctgtactaggactagacatgcatcattcttgtctgcgcatcattctctgttgcatttctttctgtgtgtgatctatttctttgtgtttgtctgcttgtatgctatttctatgttttattttcttgtattcttttgtttgtgttctgctttctattgcctctactttctctttctatctttatcttttggtcactgcttcgctatattctattattcgtctgctaatcgaccccaaataaatgaatataactaataaccccgaccctactaagaactccccagttcttaccccttctctctcccttccccttcAAATGGAAGTAAGAGTGCCTTACCGTAGTTCGTTGATGATGGTTCTGCGAAGAGGACCCTGCTCTagatagtcttctgagtctagggtgaatatcgTTCTCGGATTATACGTATATcctgtgagaccagccaacgtctgcaccccgttcgtatgcgcactttaacctaaattctgtgtacgagactcccgttgtgtggctacttgatgaggtaccagagggacgtcctatggcaatgtctgatcgagCAGAGAAATAGCAGATGATGTCCTACCTTTGGTGACGttcacctgacttgagttttgaagacttagaacgtactttccctcgctttagtagtttagagggactaggcaagtatagagtctaggctagcctgggtgccagcttagggacttcttgaacaggtcaggacctgggatgttatatgtatgtatatgtatataattattatctagctatatctaggggtgttctaactaaaggtCTATACTCTAACAAAGGCTGGATAAATGAATG is a window from the Arachis stenosperma cultivar V10309 chromosome 3, arast.V10309.gnm1.PFL2, whole genome shotgun sequence genome containing:
- the LOC130966380 gene encoding uncharacterized protein LOC130966380, whose protein sequence is MGSRRRGVREGIPNVNYEREQETFMTTMNAVAEAVREAAVAAARAVDRLGVRNGNENEHGEDSGNDENNLGHLERPMTLATFLKVKPPKFKGTLVATDADNWFRAIERSLRAQHVSEGQHVEFATYMLEGEAEYWWQGDEFYKKYFPRAARDAKEMELMQLKQGNTTIAEFARKFDDLCRFSKICQGNPADFEEWECLKFEGGLREDLMSSVVPLEIQNFSELVNKCKLVEECAKKTPGVPQRRNPQAGNAPARPTSGNGGRLRQDNGKRPQQAQVNTTCRQCGKDHGNSPCLFGTFKCYICNEPGHMAKNYPKRFTQNPARTQQQGRVFAMTADDAMQSDDLIQGQCIVKDRFLTVLYDSGALHSFVSLTIAHELGLDFSDLNIDLIVHTPASQNALTSLVCLQVPFAIRNRTFIHDLICLSPSGLEVFLGLDWLSKYHVFFDYFKRTTVIPSNSLCTKPFLSHTLYLNSVRVTLGGSDCEGYVLLAASSNDSELSLERTQMVKEFPDVFLDDIPEFLPQ
- the LOC130966381 gene encoding uncharacterized protein LOC130966381; this encodes MGSRRRGVREGIPNVNYEREQETFMTTMNAVAEAVREAAVAAARAVDRLGVRNGNENEHGEDSGNDENNLGHLERPMTLATFLKVKPPKFKGTLVATDADNWFRAIERSLRAQHVSEGQHVEFATYMLEGEAEYWWQGDEFYKKYFPRAARDAKEMELMQLKQGNTTIAEFARKFDDLCRFSKICQGNPADFEEWECLKFEGGLREDLMSSVVPLEIQNFSELVNKCKLVEECAKKTPGVPQRRNPQAGNAPARPTSGNGGRLRQDNGKRPQQAQVNTTCRQCGKDHGNSPCLFGTFKCYICNEPGHMAKNYPKRFTQNPARTQQQGRVFAMTADDAMQSDDLIQGQCIVKDRFLTVLYDSGALHSFVSLTIAHELGLDFSDLNIDLIVHTPASQNALTSLVCLQVPFAIRNRTFIHDLICLSPSGLEVFLGLDWLSKYHVFFDYFKRTTVIPSNSLCTKPFLSHTLYLNSVRVTLGGSDCEGYVLLAASSNDSELSLERTQMVKEFPDVFLDDIPEFLPQ